One genomic window of Solanum dulcamara chromosome 12, daSolDulc1.2, whole genome shotgun sequence includes the following:
- the LOC129875781 gene encoding uncharacterized protein LOC129875781: MESFGGLGLFTWILKSAMTPRSLILPDGMILHQKQEHPSFRRGNRLCPGNDLSKLEISIFLHYFLLDYEPKDNCLGRVTSLINYKCKGNNNISVIPQVGFGDTSAWANSKKNERTNLCSNYGNYNGKAMADYLS; this comes from the exons ATGGAAAGTTTTGGTGGTTTAGGTCTGTTCACTTGGATCCTGAAATCTGCAATGACCCCAAGGAGTTTAATCCTTCCAGATGGGAT GATATTACACCAAAAGCAGGAACATCCTTCCTTTCGGAGGGGGAACAGATTGTGCCCAGGAAATGATCTTTCCAAGCTAGAAAtatctatttttcttcattattttcttctagatTATGA GCCAAAAGATAACTGCTTGGGCAGAGTAACAAGTCTCATCAACTACAAGTGCAAGGGCAACAACAACATcagtgtaattccacaagtggggtttggggataCAAGTGCATGGGCAAATAGCAAAAAGAATGAGAGAACTAATCTCTGTTCTAATTATGGAAATTACAACGGGAAAGCAATGGCCGACTATCTTAGTTGA
- the LOC129875782 gene encoding ent-kaurenoic acid oxidase 1-like, which produces MGFGQKGLYKALMFGSPSVTVTTPEACRRVLTDDEAFKPGWPTSTMKLIGKKSFISISFEEQKRLRKLTEAPVNGHEELSMYIKYIEENVKLALEKWASMVQIEFLTELRKLTFQIIMYIFPSSESEQVMEALEREYTTLNHGVRAMAINLPGFSYHNALKVVFLVFFIQSFIYSF; this is translated from the exons ATGGG ATTCGGACAAAAGGGACTATACAAGGCATTGATGTTTGGTAGTCCAAGTGTAACTGTTACAACTCCAGAAGCTTGCAGGAGGGTTTTAACAGATGATGAAGCCTTCAAGCCTGGCTGGCCAACTTCCACCATGAAACTAATTGGGAAAAAATCATTTATTAGTATTTCATTCGAGGAGCAAAAACGTTTAAGGAAACTCACAGAAGCACCTGTTAATGGGCATGAGGAATTATCGATGTACATAAAATACATTGAAGAAAATGTAAAATTAGCTCTGGAGAAATGGGCATCCATGGTTCAGATAGAGTTCTTAACAGAATTGAGAAAGCTAACATTTCAGATTATAATGTACATTTTTCCAAGTTCTGAAAGTGAACAAGTAATGGAGGCTTTGGAGAGGGAATAcacaactctaaatcatggtGTTAGAGCTATGGCTATCAATCTTCCAGGATTTTCTTATCATAATGCACTTAAGGTAGTGTTCCTAGTATTTTTTatccaatcatttatttattcCTTTTGA
- the LOC129876053 gene encoding transcription termination factor MTERF4, chloroplastic-like — protein MFRRKVTLDSVARIILLLETYQNPQKIYTTCLPIKQRQRPFSTKKFPEYEMPSVTWGMVQGRKEKLVSRLIICDYLKSIGIVPNELEDLELPSTVEIMRQRVEFLHKLGLTIDDINEYPLMLGYSVRKNIIPVLAYLEKIGIERSRLGEFVKLYPQCLHASVVVELVPVVKFLRGLDVEKHDIGYVLMKYPELLGFKLEGTMSTSVAYLVSIGVNPRDIGPMVTQYPYFLGMRVGTMIKPFVDYLVSLGLPKKILARMLEKRTYILGYDLEETVKLNVNCLLSFGISREALPSVIAQYPQILGLPLKAKLSSQQYFLNLKLKIDPDGFARVIQRMPQIVSLQQHVISKPIEFLLDRGFSVEDVAKMIIKCPQLVALHVNLMKNGYYFFKSDMGRPMKELVDFPDYFTYSLESRIKPRYERLRSKEIKCSLAWFLNCSDQRFEERLYGDYIEPESSGPSFCMGGKLEMSCSNIASEDEKESDDETLYRRTVSL, from the coding sequence ATGTTTAGAAGAAAAGTAACACTTGATAGTGTCGCCAGAATAATACTCTTGCTTGAAACCTACCaaaatcctcaaaaaatatACACTACTTGTCTTCCCATAAAGCAGAGACAGAGACCCTTCTCCACAAAAAAATTCCCTGAGTATGAAATGCCTTCAGTGACATGGGGAATGGTTCAAGGGCGTAAGGAAAAACTGGTGTCTCGGCTCATAATTTGTGACTATTTAAAGAGTATAGGCATTGTCCCCAATGAACTAGAAGACCTAGAATTGCCATCCACTGTTGAAATAATGCGTCAACGTGTTGAGTTTCTTCACAAACTTGGACTAACAATTGATGATATCAATGAGTATCCTTTGATGCTTGGATATAGTGTGAGGAAAAATATAATTCCTGTTTTAGCCTACTTAGAAAAAATTGGGATTGAAAGGTCAAGACTTGGTGAATTTGTTAAACTTTACCCGCAGTGTCTCCATGCAAGTGTAGTAGTGGAGCTTGTTCCAGTTGTCAAATTTTTACGAGGCCTTGATGTTGAGAAACATGATATTGGGTATGTTTTAATGAAATATCCTGAGTTGTTAGGGTTTAAGCTTGAGGGAACAATGAGTACTTCAGTGGCGTATTTGGTCAGTATAGGGGTTAATCCCAGGGATATAGGGCCAATGGTAACACAATATCCTTATTTCTTAGGAATGAGAGTTGGGACAATGATTAAACCATTTGTGGACTATTTGGTTTCGTTGGGTCTGCCAAAGAAAATTTTAGCAAGGATGCTTGAGAAACGGACGTATATACTTGGATATGATCTTGAAGAGACAGTGAAACTGAATGTAAATTGCTTACTCAGTTTTGGAATTAGTAGGGAAGCTTTGCCTTCTGTTATTGCACAGTATCCACAAATTCTTGGCTTGCCTTTGAAGGCTAAGCTGTCATCACAACAGTATTTCTTAAACTTGAAGCTCAAGATCGATCCTGATGGGTTTGCTCGTGTAATTCAGAGGATGCCACAAATTGTTAGCCTCCAGCAGCATGTGATATCGAAACCTATCGAGTTCCTTCTTGACCGGGGTTTTTCAGTTGAAGATGTGGCTAAGATGATCATAAAATGTCCTCAGTTAGTTGCTTTACATGTTAACCTCATGAAAAATGGCTATTACTTTTTTAAGAGCGATATGGGCAGGCCAATGAAAGAACTTGTGGACTTTCCAGACTACTTCACTTATAGCCTGGAATCAAGAATCAAACCAAGGTATGAGAGGTTACGTAGTAAGGAAATCAAATGTTCTTTGGCTTGGTTTCTCAACTGCAGCGACCAAAGATTTGAAGAGAGATTGTATGGTGATTATATAGAGCCTGAAAGTTCTGGTCCATCATTTTGCATGGGTGGGAAGTTAGAGATGTCATGCAGTAATATTGCATCAGAAGACGAAAAGGAGAGTGATGATGAAACACTTTATAGACGCACTGTCTCTCTGTAG